ATTTTGGATCTAACATGATTTTCCCGATTATATTAAATTGTCAGTTATTGTTATTCCGATAAAAACGGCGGCTATACAGAGCGAAAAACTAAGACCCACATAGATAAGCGCAGTTTGCCAGTGACCGGCTTGAAATAAATGCAATGCTTCTATTGAAAAACTTGAAAAGGTTGTGAAGGCGCCCATAAAACCAATCATGATCACATGGCGCCACTCCTGTGAAATCATAGCCTTTTCAACAATGATGACATAAAAAACGCCCATCATCAGTGAACCCAACACGTTCACCGTAAGTGTCGCCACGGGAAACTTTATGTATTGTGGTGCTAGCAGTACAGATACACCGTACCGCCCCATAGCGCCAAAGGCGCCGCCTAATGCAACCGCAAGCCAAAGCATATTTTACCCCATAAATAAGTCGACAAAATTAATTTTCTGGCTTAGTGCCTTGCACATTTAGAGCCCTTAACCGCCGAAGTTTTTCACCTATTTGAATTTCCAGCCCTCTTTCTACCGGCTGGTAATACTGGGTAACACCCATTTCGTCTGGAAAATATTTTTCGCCAGCGGCAAAACCACCCTGTTCATCGTGAGCATAACGATAGCCTTTGCCGAATTCCATATCCTTCATCAGGCTTGTAGGGGCATTGCGTAGGTGGTTAGGTACATCATAACTTGGCAGCCGCTGCACATCGGCGCGGGCGGCTTTATAGGCATTATATACCGCGTTACTTTTTGCAGCCGAAGCCAAATAGGCAACGGCCTGCGCAATAGCAAGTTCACCTTCAGGGCTACCCAAACGCTCTTGTACATCCCATGCGTTTAGTGCAATTTGTAGGCCTCGTGGATCGGCATTACCAATATCTTCACTGGCCATACGCACCACCCGGCGCGCAATATACAGTGGGTCG
The Teredinibacter franksiae DNA segment above includes these coding regions:
- the crcB gene encoding fluoride efflux transporter CrcB, translating into MLWLAVALGGAFGAMGRYGVSVLLAPQYIKFPVATLTVNVLGSLMMGVFYVIIVEKAMISQEWRHVIMIGFMGAFTTFSSFSIEALHLFQAGHWQTALIYVGLSFSLCIAAVFIGITITDNLI